AGCTTGGGGGAAGACAATGGAGTTCGGAGCTTCAATAACACCATCCGTGACCTCTACACCTCTTTCTGCCGGTAAACAATGCATAAAATAAGCTTTTGGCCCAGCTACTTTCATCAGTTCCTCATCCACCTGCGAGTAGATATCTCGTCAAAAATAAGTACATTGCATTGGATTCGCTCACTTCAGAAAAAGCATGAAGTATATGTTTGTGTTCAAATGCTTCCTGTGTTCTTCCGATTATTTCCGTTTCACAGCAACCATTATCGAAAGTAATATAACACAATCCCTTGTTTAATGGAATGCTGGAAATATCCATGTTGCTAGTTTTCTGATTAGTCCAATCTTCATTACCTTTTCTGTGTTTGCTGCAAGTATAAGTTGCTACAGAGAAATGCAAAGCCACATTGTGTTGAGGATACGCCTCGCATCCTCGACACCCCCTGCTCCCCCTCACCCACAGggaaaaacacacacacacacacacacaaaaataTTAGGCTTGTAAATTTTCAAAGCTCTTCATTTTGCCTCACATTTGCACCAacaaaaattttgtaaaattccAACCTACTCTCACATTGCCACCCATAAATATATAAAACTAGTACCACGACCATATTTGAAAAGTAAAAATACCACTTGAacaagaaacaatttcaacaacTTCAAATCtagaaacaaacaaaattaatGTAATATTTGTGCACACTTTTGTTTAGTTTGTAATAATCAAAACTTAAATCATGTGACATTGACCCTGTTGATTTGGCAACCGCACTGACTGCAGGGCAGCAGCTCTGCCATTGCAGAAAGACCATCATATAAACATGCTGGCGAACAACATTACTAATTTAACTATGCCAATATGTTTTATCAACATCATCTCATTTGACTGATAAATACAAAAACAATTCTGCTGCATAGTCCTCATGCACATGCATTTGTAAGAGCTTCTGTGGCTGTTTTTTGAGATACAGTCGCAAAAGACACTCATCACTCTCAAGTAGCGCATATTTGTTATCTTAAGTAGCTCATCCTAGCATCGTATCGTCTGAAAAGTTTAGCCGCTACCTGGCAACCCTAACAGTTAATGCCATCCAAGCCATAGAGTTCAAAAATTTGTATAACTTTAAGTTAGCAATATATTTTCCCAGTTATTCAGTTCTGCCATGTGGCTGTACTTAAATTAATGTTTTTCCTAAAGCCAAAAACATAGAACTCATTTATCTGAGAAGAATGGACACCTGCAGGTGGTAGTTAGGAATTTGACTAGTCTTATAGTCAATCACGTCTTAAAACATGCCTTAAAATGGTAGCAAGGCTTCATATTGTGGTCTAATGTGGTCCACTTGTCAGGCTTTACAGGTCATGCAGTAAGTAATCATGATTATATACCTGGAATCCTTGAAATACTTGATGGCGATATGCAGCTTCTTCTTTTTGACCCATGCTAGCCCAAACGTCTGAATACACAACATCAGCTCCTATAACAGCTTCTTTGGGATCATGAATTATCTCAATCTTGCTGACTCCAGTCTGTTGTGCTTTCTTAACTGTCTCCTGATCTGGTTCAAAACCTTTAGGGCAGGCACAGACAAAATGAAAAGGAACAATTGATGCCAACAACAGCCAAGAATGCACAATGTTGTTTCCGTCTCCAACATAAACAACCTGGAATATTCAATTATCCAACAAAATGAGTGATTATTGAGAAATTTAATTTGACAACCAAATAAGTGCCCAGGTAAAAGAGCATATAGAAGAGGCACACCTTAGTCCCTTCCAGCTGACCGATGTGCTCAATAATGGTCAGTGCATCAGCCATAATTTGACAAGGATGATTATAATCTGTCAGGCCATTGATAACCGGAACAGTTGCATACTTAGCCAGATCAAGAATATCCTGAAGTCAGAGTGATTAAACTCAGGTAAATGTATATAATTGAATTCAGAAATCAACATTGCCCTTCTAAATAAGTGAACTGAAGCTTTGTACATCAcccaattcaaaattttgcactGTCTTCCAGGAGCTCCTACATATGGGGGAATGTAGTTGGTTCGGACTTTTTACTTTTAACTTTTCATGTGGGTATAAAAGATAAACATTATTTTAGACTAAGCAGAACTAGCACCCTCAAAGTAAATTCACACAACAAATGGACAAAATATTATGGAAGATGATGAAAATCAACTTATGAGTTGTCAAATAGACATACAGTCTAGACTAGCCAAAAACGACCACACTCGATTACCTACACAAAAAACAGGCGGCGCAGACAGTGGGTTGGCGATGGTACCCCGGGGGGGGGGGAGTGCAAGTGACTGGTCCCAGGTTTGAGACCTACCacttacataaaaaaaaaaaaaggaacataCAATCTCCTGTCTGCATATTTTCAACAGAATTGGCTCAACAAGTAATTTCATTCGATGAAGATGGGAGTAGCAATGTAAAGAAAAAACAACTACTGCAGGATCATAAGGGTCATTCGAAATGCCTATCATATATGTGGAGcaagattttcttttctttaaaattcCCACATGCAGAGAAAATTGAAGATTCTCATACAATCTAAAAAATTTGGAGAGGTGTCTCACCAGCATACCTGATGAGCAAACACACGAGCCATAATGACATCATTATAGCCAGACAGAACACGAGCAACATCACGGGTTTCCTCCCGCTTACCCATCTGGATATCATCTGGTCCCAAGTATACAGCATGACCACCAAGCAAATTAAACCCTGTCTCAAATGAAACTCTTGTCCTCATGGATGGCTTGGCAAAAATCATAGCCATTGTTTTACCCTTAAATGGAAGATATGTCCTCTCCCCTGATTTTATCAGTGCCTTGATCTCTTTTGCCCGTtccaaaatattcaaaattgtGGCTTTCTCAAAATCATTAATGTGTAGAAAATCTTTCAGACCTGAATTAGCTGGAACAGCAGAATATCAAAAAAAACACAACTATGAAAATTTTGGACCATCATTTGGACAAATTTTGAATGTGAGACAGATCTATGCCAAGACATGATTAGCAGCATCAATCTAACTCACTTTAGGACGTTTCTAAACATTTGAAAATCCAATTTCAGAGAATGTAGTGTATCACGTGCTATCAATTTAGTTatgatttttataaaaatttgtAAAGGCCTACTACAAAATGAACAATCTGCTTGAAATGAGAATTGGCCAACTGATGGTGCTTAGAATAACAAGCATATTAAGTTCATAAATCTTTCTAGATTTTCACTCAACAATAAAAATGACATAAGAGGAAAGAAATAGAAGGCTTCCAAGTCCAAATGTACAAAAGCAGGAGGTAAACAAAACAGACTTTGAGACTCTAGAGGACTCATGATTTATCGATACTTCCTAATGAGTTAACTGAACTAAAAAATTCATGCTAATTGAATTTATCCACAATATTTTTACAGGTAAGTAACGTTAAGAAGCATACTACATAAGCATAAAGATTTTGAATTAGAGGGGATAAGCTCTACTAATTCTGAAATAAAAGGATGAAAGCATCGACTAAATAATCTACGCTTTCAGGAATGTACTCAAAACTCCAAACGCTAATAGGCTAAATTCATCAGACACACTTAAAGAGCAAAAAagatttctttcctttttttaaaatcttaaaaaaaatgaaaagaaacctTTAAACCCCATTACTTACAATCAAGAGCAATAAGTCTCCTCCTCATCCCATTGCTTGAAATGTATTCAAATacaagtcaaaaggaaaaaccaGCCAAATATTCTACAAACAGAGAAGAACCCACAAATTTTAAATAACATAAAAGAAGACATGATCTTTACAGAATCCGAACGATGGGGCCTGACCTTTCCAGTTCACTGAAGACGAAGGTGAAGAAATAGCAGAAAAGTTGGCTTGGCAGAAGACTCGTTGACGAATTGATGGAAAGCTAACCGGGGAAACGCCAGTGAGTTGGAGAGATTGACCGGAGGGATAGAAAGAGGAAGCTGATGAGAGCGATGATGGGTCCCTTGTTGATTCAATAGAGGGCAATTGAGAGAAAAGAGCATTGGCCGCCATAGCAGTACACTAGTGTGAAGCGAGCAGAAGCTTTACTGTTCAGTCCTATTCCAGTAGAGTTGACACCAGTCAGTGTTTTAGCTTGTCAGTATCACTACTGTCCTGTTAACAATAATGTTAGTCAGAAGGTGTTTTATTATGTAattagggtctgtttggttgcactaagaatattttttaaggaaatgtagggtctgtttggttggacggaggaaaatattttccatcaAAGTCATTTACTTGGAAAATCACTTCCTTCTCcataattttctagtgtttggttatttagtgaaaatattttccaaattccttttttcataattttccggtgtttggtttgtcaatgaaaatattttctgacTTCCTTTTTTTAGTGTTTGTTGATATGTTGCAAATGTTTTTCTATTCTCAAATCATTCATCTCATTACaagttatttttagtttctatccattatAATCATATTGCAAGGTATTTGAAGGATGAACCAAAAGAATAATGTGACAGCCCATCTAATGGTCAAGACCCAATCGCACACAATCACGcatgcacacacacacacacacacaaaaacacaTACGCACACAATCGCACCCAACTACACAAATTCAATAATGGTCAAGAGCCAATCAAatgtcaaatttgaaaattaccACCAGTACACAAATTCATAAATACACATGTACGAGTAGGCAAGTCAAATGTAGTGGGGGTGGGGAGGGGGCCGGAGCGTTGGACTTTGAATTGATATTTGATATTAGAATGAGGCCAGAACCAATGAGAAAGCAAGAAGCTACCAGTAGTCCATTACGGGAGGAACTAGAAATAATTAAAGCTTTTGGTAAACGAAAACCAAGGGGGGTTGGGGTTTGGTGGACAAACATAAAGAGAGAGGACTTTGTGGCTGCAAGTTCAAGAGTAACTACTCCTTATTTGGTCACAGCCCACACAAGAAAACAGGCAAAATATCATTCATATGTAGCATACCATGTGAAACAACAGTTCAAAATTAAAGTAGACACCTCCATATCTTGCTTTTTCTAAAGAAAGCATCTACTATATTCTTTCAgtttatctctctctctctccctctctctctctctctctctctctctctctctcttatgtGATAGAGACCCCTAATTTGCTGACATCTCCCTTGGACCAATTGCattggtaccagattaatcagcACTGTTTAGGACCACTGGTAACAAGCAGTAGGTTTgcaaaatttaatttgataCATATACATGTACTTTatatagttaaaaaaaaaaaaaaaaaaNNNNNNNNNNNNNNNNNNNNNNNNNNNNNNNNNNNNNNNNNNNNNNNNNNNNNNNNNNNNNNNNNNNNNNNNNNNNNNNNNNNNNNNNNNNNNNNNNNNNNNNNNNNNNNNNNNNNNNNNNNNNNNNNNNNNNNNNNNNNNNNNNNNNNNNNNNNNNNNNNNNNNNNNNNNNNNNNNNNNNNNNNNNNNNNNNNNNNNNNNNNNNNNNNNNNNNNNNNNNNNNNNNNNNNNNNNNNNNNNNNNNNNNNNNNNNNNNNNNNNNNNNNNNNNNNNNNNNNNNNNNNNNNNNNNNNNNNNNNNNNNNNNNNNNNNNNNNNNNNNNNNNNNNNNNNNNNNNNNNNNNNNNNNNN
Above is a genomic segment from Coffea eugenioides isolate CCC68of chromosome 5, Ceug_1.0, whole genome shotgun sequence containing:
- the LOC113772354 gene encoding ornithine carbamoyltransferase, chloroplastic-like isoform X2; amino-acid sequence: MAANALFSQLPSIESTRDPSSLSSASSFYPSGQSLQLTGVSPVSFPSIRQRVFCQANFSAISSPSSSVNWKGLKDFLHINDFEKATILNILERAKEIKALIKSGERTYLPFKGKTMAMIFAKPSMRTRVSFETGFNLLGGHAVYLGPDDIQMGKREETRDVARVLSGYNDVIMARVFAHQDILDLAKYATVPVINGLTDYNHPCQIMADALTIIEHIGQLEGTKVVYVGDGNNIVHSWLLLASIVPFHFVCACPKGFEPDQETVKKAQQTGVSKIEIIHDPKEAVIGADVVYSDVWASMGQKEEAAYRHQVFQGFQVDEELMKVAGPKAYFMHCLPAERGVEVTDGVIEAPNSIVFPQAENRMHAQNAIMLHVLGV
- the LOC113772354 gene encoding ornithine carbamoyltransferase, chloroplastic-like isoform X1, which codes for MAANALFSQLPSIESTRDPSSLSSASSFYPSGQSLQLTGVSPVSFPSIRQRVFCQANFSAISSPSSSVNWKANSGLKDFLHINDFEKATILNILERAKEIKALIKSGERTYLPFKGKTMAMIFAKPSMRTRVSFETGFNLLGGHAVYLGPDDIQMGKREETRDVARVLSGYNDVIMARVFAHQDILDLAKYATVPVINGLTDYNHPCQIMADALTIIEHIGQLEGTKVVYVGDGNNIVHSWLLLASIVPFHFVCACPKGFEPDQETVKKAQQTGVSKIEIIHDPKEAVIGADVVYSDVWASMGQKEEAAYRHQVFQGFQVDEELMKVAGPKAYFMHCLPAERGVEVTDGVIEAPNSIVFPQAENRMHAQNAIMLHVLGV